A window of Neisseria canis contains these coding sequences:
- a CDS encoding ABC transporter ATP-binding protein/permease — MEKWQIELNATPLWFLQTFIGVSVSLVAIVYIIGKTRFGRQFRQILSPCLDKAGRLKILLLLAAMVMLLLTEIRLNVLNTFFYNGLYSALQDKKAAAFWFFALINAGVVIMRTLNGIVNDFLDQSLAIKWSEKLNGVLVSRWFADKNYYRLHMLRHEPDNIDQRIQQDAQEFIANTIEFIRGMLNSVLSAIEFTVVLWGLSGVLSLFGLNIPRGIVFFVFIFVLLSTAAAMWIGKPLIRYHYDNEKLNGDYRYSLIRIRDHAESIAFYRGEWKEQQQLGDRFRAVIRNRWKITRQSVVLGGFNDLLTQSVQLLPLMLQAPRFFAGQIKIGDMHQTVQAFNRLQRALSFFRNFYESFTAYRARLERLSGFLSNLQNADYGSNGIDVVSDRLELENVAVYRTDGTVLLNHVALKAECGDALLIQGASGCGKTTLMRVLAGLWPFGSSGTVRRLPHHETLFVPQRPYVPQGTLYEAICYPDLNPSPEELRLVLADCRLHYLAGCLDKTDDWQHRLSPGELQRIAFARILLARPKLILLDEATSALDESTEAALYMLIRQKLPDSIIVSIGHRNTLCAFHNKTMQISGSMAV; from the coding sequence ATGGAAAAATGGCAAATCGAATTAAATGCCACGCCGCTCTGGTTTCTACAGACTTTTATAGGCGTATCTGTTTCTCTTGTTGCAATAGTTTATATTATCGGCAAAACCCGTTTCGGCAGACAGTTCCGGCAAATCCTTTCACCGTGCTTGGATAAAGCAGGCCGTCTGAAAATTCTGCTGTTGCTGGCCGCTATGGTAATGCTGCTGCTGACCGAAATCCGTCTGAATGTTTTGAACACATTTTTTTACAACGGCTTATACAGCGCATTGCAAGACAAAAAAGCAGCGGCTTTCTGGTTTTTCGCTTTAATCAATGCCGGCGTGGTGATTATGCGCACGCTCAACGGTATTGTTAACGACTTTTTAGACCAGTCTCTTGCAATTAAATGGTCTGAAAAACTGAACGGCGTGCTGGTTTCACGCTGGTTTGCCGATAAAAATTATTACCGGCTGCATATGCTGCGCCATGAACCGGATAATATAGACCAACGCATCCAGCAAGATGCGCAGGAATTTATCGCCAATACCATCGAATTTATACGCGGGATGCTCAATTCCGTTTTGTCGGCCATTGAATTTACCGTCGTGCTATGGGGGTTGTCCGGCGTTTTATCCTTATTCGGCCTGAACATTCCGCGCGGCATTGTGTTTTTCGTGTTTATTTTTGTGCTGCTTTCCACTGCCGCAGCGATGTGGATAGGTAAGCCGCTCATCCGTTACCATTACGACAATGAAAAGCTCAACGGCGACTACCGTTATTCTCTTATCCGCATCCGGGATCACGCCGAAAGCATTGCCTTTTACCGGGGCGAATGGAAAGAACAACAGCAACTGGGCGACCGTTTCCGCGCCGTCATCCGCAACCGCTGGAAAATCACCCGGCAAAGCGTAGTCTTGGGCGGATTCAACGACCTCTTGACCCAAAGCGTCCAATTGCTGCCTTTGATGCTGCAAGCTCCGCGCTTTTTTGCCGGACAAATCAAAATCGGCGATATGCACCAAACCGTGCAGGCATTCAACCGTCTGCAACGCGCCTTGTCGTTTTTCCGTAATTTTTATGAATCTTTCACCGCCTACCGCGCCCGCTTGGAGCGTTTAAGCGGTTTTCTTTCCAACTTGCAAAACGCCGACTACGGCTCAAACGGCATTGACGTTGTTTCAGACAGGCTTGAATTGGAGAATGTTGCCGTTTACCGCACCGATGGCACGGTATTGCTCAATCATGTCGCTTTAAAAGCGGAATGCGGAGACGCTTTGCTGATTCAAGGCGCGAGCGGCTGTGGCAAGACTACATTGATGCGTGTTTTGGCCGGACTGTGGCCTTTCGGCAGCAGCGGTACGGTAAGAAGGCTGCCTCATCACGAAACCTTGTTTGTACCGCAGCGCCCTTATGTGCCGCAAGGTACGCTGTACGAAGCCATATGTTATCCTGATCTCAACCCTTCACCCGAAGAGCTGCGGCTGGTATTGGCAGACTGCCGCTTGCATTATCTCGCCGGATGTTTAGATAAGACCGACGACTGGCAGCACCGCCTTTCTCCGGGAGAGCTGCAACGTATCGCTTTCGCCCGTATTCTGTTGGCACGGCCCAAATTGATTTTGCTTGACGAAGCCACCTCCGCACTAGACGAAAGCACCGAAGCAGCACTTTACATGCTTATCCGCCAAAAGCTGCCCGACAGCATCATCGTCAGTATCGGCCACCGCAATACGCTCTGTGCATTCCATAACAAAACCATGCAGATAAGCGGATCGATGGCCGTTTGA